One region of Pseudomonas sp. ABC1 genomic DNA includes:
- a CDS encoding aldehyde dehydrogenase family protein has protein sequence MIYAQPGTPGAIVSFKKRYGNYIGGEFVEPVKGQYFTNTSPVTGEVIAEFPRSTAEDIDKALDAAHAAADAWGRTSVQDRSLVLLKIADRIEQNLELLAVTETWDNGKPVRETLNADVPLAADHFRYFAGCIRAQEGAAAEINDTTAAYHFHEPLGVVGQIIPWNFPLLMAAWKLAPALAAGNAIVLKPAEQTPLSITVLLEVIGDLLPPGVLNIVQGFGREAGEALATSKRIAKIAFTGSTPVGSHIMKAAAENIIPSTTELGGKSPNVFFEDIMRAEPEFIEKAAEGLVLAFFNQGEICTCPSRALVQESIYDDFLKVVMKKIGQIKRGDPLDTDTMVGAQASQQQFEKILSYFDVAREEGAQVLTGGAVEKLEGGLASGYYIQPTLLKGTNDMRVFQEEIFGPVVSITTFKDEAEALAIANDTEFGLGAGVWTRDINRAYRMGRGIKAGRVWTNCYHLYPAHAAFGGYKKSGVGRETHKMMLDHYQQTKNLLVSYDINPLGFF, from the coding sequence ATGATCTATGCGCAACCCGGCACCCCAGGTGCCATCGTTTCCTTCAAGAAGCGCTACGGCAACTACATCGGCGGTGAGTTCGTCGAGCCGGTCAAAGGCCAGTACTTCACCAACACCTCGCCGGTCACGGGCGAAGTGATCGCCGAATTCCCACGCTCCACCGCCGAGGACATCGACAAGGCCCTCGACGCCGCCCATGCCGCCGCCGACGCCTGGGGCCGCACCTCCGTGCAGGACCGTTCGCTGGTGCTGCTGAAGATCGCCGACCGCATCGAGCAGAACCTCGAACTGCTGGCCGTCACCGAGACCTGGGACAACGGCAAGCCGGTGCGCGAGACCCTCAACGCCGACGTGCCGCTGGCCGCCGACCACTTCCGTTACTTCGCCGGCTGCATCCGCGCCCAGGAAGGCGCCGCCGCCGAGATCAACGACACCACCGCCGCCTATCACTTCCACGAGCCGCTGGGCGTGGTCGGCCAGATCATCCCGTGGAACTTCCCGCTGCTGATGGCCGCCTGGAAACTTGCCCCGGCCCTGGCCGCCGGCAACGCCATCGTGCTCAAGCCCGCCGAGCAGACGCCGCTGTCCATCACCGTGCTGCTGGAAGTGATCGGCGACCTGCTGCCGCCGGGCGTGCTGAATATCGTCCAGGGCTTCGGTCGCGAAGCCGGTGAAGCGCTGGCCACCAGCAAGCGCATCGCCAAGATCGCCTTCACCGGTTCCACCCCGGTCGGCTCGCACATCATGAAGGCCGCCGCCGAGAACATCATTCCGTCGACCACCGAGCTGGGTGGCAAGTCGCCGAACGTGTTCTTCGAAGACATCATGCGCGCCGAGCCGGAGTTCATCGAGAAGGCCGCCGAAGGCCTGGTGCTGGCGTTCTTCAACCAGGGCGAAATCTGCACCTGCCCGTCCCGCGCACTGGTGCAGGAGTCGATCTACGATGACTTCCTCAAGGTCGTGATGAAGAAGATCGGCCAGATCAAGCGTGGCGACCCGCTGGACACTGACACCATGGTCGGCGCCCAGGCCTCGCAACAGCAGTTCGAGAAGATCCTGTCCTACTTCGACGTTGCCCGTGAAGAGGGCGCGCAAGTGCTCACCGGCGGTGCGGTGGAGAAACTGGAAGGTGGCCTGGCCAGCGGTTACTACATCCAGCCGACGCTGCTCAAGGGCACCAACGACATGCGCGTGTTCCAGGAAGAAATCTTCGGCCCGGTGGTGAGCATCACCACCTTCAAGGACGAAGCCGAAGCCCTGGCCATCGCCAACGACACCGAGTTCGGCCTGGGTGCCGGCGTCTGGACCCGCGACATCAACCGTGCCTACCGCATGGGCCGCGGCATCAAGGCCGGTCGCGTGTGGACCAACTGCTACCACCTGTACCCGGCGCACGCCGCGTTCGGTGGCTACAAGAAGTCCGGTGTCGGTCGCGAAACCCACAAGATGATGCTCGACCACTACCAGCAGACCAAGAACCTGCTGGTCAGCTACGACATCAATCCGCTCGGGTTCTTCTGA